The Lepeophtheirus salmonis chromosome 1, UVic_Lsal_1.4, whole genome shotgun sequence genome has a segment encoding these proteins:
- the Gmer gene encoding GDP-L-fucose synthase, which yields MSQKVILVTGGSGLVGQGIKTVIQKEGNKPDEKWIFLSSKDGDLSDPSAIRAIFEKHNPTHVIHLAARVGGLFANMKANLDFFRQNMAMNENILSTCHEFGVDKVVSCLSTCIFPDKTSYPIDETMIHNGPPHDSNFGYSYAKRMIDVLNRGYFQQHGRKYTSIVPCNVFGPHDNYNLVESHVIPGLIHKAYLAKKNNTTFQIHGTGKPLRQFIYSLDLAKLIIWTVRDYNEIEPIILSVDEKDEISISDVAHLILKACDFSGEVKYLTDKADGQFKKTASNSKLRKYLPDFKFTPIEDAIKESVIWFNDNYELARK from the exons ATGTCTCAAAAG GTCATTTTGGTAACTGGAGGATCTGGTCTTGTGGGCCAAGGAATCAAAACTGTCATTCAAAAGGAAGGGAATAAACCTGATGAGAAATGGATCTTTTTAAGCTCAAAAGATGGGGATTTATCGGACCCCTCAGCCATAAGAGCCATTTTCGAAAAGCACAATCCTACACACGTCATTCACTTGGCCGCTCGCGTTGGAGGACTCTTTGCTAATATGAAGGCTAACTTGGATTTCTTTAGACAAAATATGGCTATGAATGAAAACATTTTATCTACTTGTCATGAATTTGGAGTCGATAAGGTCGTCTCATGCCTCTCAACTTGTATATTCCCTGATAAAACATCATATCCCATTGATGAGACAATG ATTCACAATGGACCACCTCATGATAGCAATTTCGGATATAGCTATGCAAAGCGAATGATTGATGTTTTAAATCGCGGATATTTCCAGCAACATGGTCGCAAATACACCTCCATTGTTCCATGTAATGTATTTGGACCTCATGATAACTACAATCTTGTTGAGAGTCACGTTATACCAG GACTCATCCACAAAGCATATCTTGCTAAAAAGAACAACACAACCTTCCAAATTCACGGCACTGGAAAGCCTCTCCGTCAATTCATTTATTCCTTGGATCTTGCCAAGCTCATCATTTGGACAGTAAGAGACTATAATGAAATTGAACCCATCATTCTTTCTGTCGACGAAAAAGATGAAATATCAATAAGTGATGTAGCTCATCTTATTCTTAAGGCGTGTGACTTTAGTGGTGAAGTCAAGTATTTGACTGACAAAGCAGATGGACAATTTAAGAAAACTGCCAGTAATTCCAAACTCCGAAAATATCTTCCTGATTTCAAATTCACTCCTATTGAGGATGCTATCAAGGAGTCAGTGATATGGTTTAACGATAATTACGAACTTGCTCGTAAATGA
- the Ate1 gene encoding arginyl-tRNA--protein transferase 1: MSDYTIIEYFGEREGHFCGYCRGKTSNISYGMMAYALHPSDYKALMDRGWRRSGKYVYKPSYGKSCCAQYTIRSLAESFSPSKSQKKVLKKFIAYLKNDKKPCSKDENPSSIEKSEESPSINVLAMFQNCPMKDPPKLPVGPNPNLPLPIKAKKIRIQNKVSKGKIDTSSSKLFSSGTLKNSPKSLEHFVDEIKNLSDPIHKFETRLVPAYGQDPVFKSTLVESHEIFRKYQMAVHHDLPEECTMIQFCRFLCSSSLIHKGGYGAYHLQYLLDGKIFCVGAVDILPDSVSSVYLYYDPDFGFLSPGTLSALWELGLLRAKGFHASDELSYYYMGFYIHTCPKMRYKGHYSGSQLLCLESMNWFPFEDCISKLDSLKYSRFDPNPDRKDNDIPINYGNMLVLFRGEAMTMEYILDKKFIPRVGNAMEYAKLVGKYLMERMLLYRESEQDAK, encoded by the coding sequence ATGTCTGACTACACAATTATTGAGTACTTTGGGGAGCGGGAGGGTCATTTCTGTGGATATTGTCGGGGTAAAACCTCCAATATATCCTATGGTATGATGGCCTATGCCCTACATCCTTCAGACTATAAGGCACTTATGGATCGGGGATGGAGGCGGTCCGGGAAATATGTTTATAAGCCAAGCTATGGAAAGTCATGTTGTGCTCAATACACGATTCGCTCCCTTGCGGAATCCTTCTCTCCGAGCAAGTCCCAAAAGAAAgttcttaaaaagtttatagCATATTTGAAGAATGACAAAAAGCCTTGTAGTAAGGATGAAAATCCTTCTTCCATTGAGAAATCTGAGGAGTCTCCATCCATTAATGTACTAGCGATGTTTCAAAATTGCCCGATGAAGGATCCTCCAAAGCTACCTGTTGGCCCAAATCCAAATCTGCCCCTTCCcataaaagctaaaaaaatacgaaTCCAAAATAAAGTTTCCAAGGGTAAAATTGATACTTCCTCATCCAAACTCTTCTCATCTGGAACGCTCAAAAATAGTCCCAAGTCCCTTGAGCACTTTGTAGATGAGATCAAAAATCTATCTGATCCTATTCACAAGTTTGAAACGAGGCTAGTTCCTGCCTATGGACAGGATCCGGTATTTAAGTCAACCCTTGTTGAGTCTCATGAGATTTTTAGAAAGTATCAAATGGCGGTTCATCATGACCTTCCGGAAGAGTGTACCATGATTCAATTTTGTCGATTTTTATGTAGTTCATCTCTTATCCATAAAGGAGGCTATGGTGCCTACCATCTACAGTACCTCCTTGATGGAAAAATTTTCTGTGTCGGAGCTGTTGATATACTCCCTGATTCTGTGAGCTCAGTTTATCTATACTATGACCCCGACTTTGGATTCTTATCTCCTGGAACTTTATCTGCTCTTTGGGAACTTGGCCTTTTACGCGCTAAAGGATTTCACGCATCTGATGAACTCTCTTATTACTACATGGGATTCTATATCCATACATGTCCCAAAATGAGGTACAAGGGGCATTATTCTGGATCTCAACTCTTATGTCTTGAAAGCATGAATTGGTTTCCTTTCGAAGATTGTATCTCTAAATTAGACTCTTTAAAGTACTCTCGTTTTGATCCCAATCCCGATCGTAAGGATAATGATATCCCTATCAATTACGGTAATATGCTGGTTCTCTTTCGAGGAGAGGCTATGACCATGGAATACATTCTTGACAAAAAGTTTATTCCCCGTGTTGGAAACGCGATGGAGTATGCTAAGTTAGTTGGGAAATATCTTATGGAAAGAATGCTTCTATATAGAGAATCTGAACAAGAtgctaaataa